In Apium graveolens cultivar Ventura chromosome 10, ASM990537v1, whole genome shotgun sequence, the following are encoded in one genomic region:
- the LOC141691437 gene encoding uncharacterized protein LOC141691437, which yields MTSHMHKNPYILDSKVNVHNPLGEVVVVDKEYRDCVIQMSGAKLYADLIVLPFHEFDIILGINWLSRHHAKNKVVFCGDRQTILSCLVYAMKAFKMIRNGCDAYLAHMINTNATTSKLGDIPVIKEFPDVFLEELSRMPPDRDIEFSIKLLPGTTPISNSPYQTAPLELKDLKK from the exons ATGACATCACATATGCACAAGAATCCTTACATATTAGATTCTAAGGTGAATGTTCATAATCCACTAGGCGAGGTCGTAGTTGTAGACAAAGAATATAGAGATTGTGTTATTCAGATGAGTGGAGCAAAGTTGTATGCAGATTTGATAGTTTTACCTTTTCATGAGtttgatataatattaggaatAAATTGGTTATCTAGACATCATGCTAAG AACAAAGTAGTATTTTGCGGTGATCGTCAAACTATACTGAGTTGCTTAGTTTATGCTATGAAAGCCTTTAAGATGATTAGAAATGGTTGTGATGCTTATTTGGCACATATGATTAACACTAATGCAACTACGAGTAAACTTGGAGATATTCCAGTGATTAAGgaatttccagatgtatttctAGAGGAATTGTCACGAATGCCACCCGATAGAGATATAGAATTTTCTATTAAGCTTCTTCCAGGTACAACACCAATTTCGAATTCTCCATATCAGACGGCACCACTAGAATTAAAGGATTTAAAGAAATAA